Part of the Synechococcus sp. HK01-R genome is shown below.
GCTGTAGCAATCCGCTTCCATCGAACCGGGGTCTGTCTAGATCGGTCTGGGCCCAGGCCTTTGGCGTCACCAGCCAAACGGGTAGGTAGGCCGCTCCCTGAGCAGCTATGGCATCCACCCGTGCCAGTTGTTGCAGACGCTGCTGGCCCAGGAGACTGTCGCTACGACGCAGGGCCAGCTCGAGGCCAGGGCGGGTCCAGAAGCTGCCGCTGCTCACGGCCTCGCCTGCTTCGCAAAGCGAGCCCTGCGACCTGTTGCAGCTGAGCAGGGGCACCAGGAACGCCTCCGGGTCGGGGTAGGTGCCTCCCCAGTCGAGCATCACCGCTTTGAACGCCCCTTCACCGAGCTGACGGTAGACCGTGGTCGACTCCACGCCCTCCAGGTTGAGCTTGATGCAGTCCTGCAGATCCCGCCTCAGCTGGGCCTGCCAGGTGAGGGCCATCAACCGGTCGGAGGGCACATTCGAGCGGTAGGTGAAGGGCACGTTGAGGGGCTTGCCCTGGCAGTAGCCAGCCTGTTGCAGCAACCGGCGTGCTGTCGCCGGGGCATAGGTGGGCCAGGGTTCGCTTGCGCCCCCTCGAAGGGCCGGAGGAATCAGAGAGCGGAGGGGCTGGCGTTGTCCGTGGCTCACCCTGCGACTGATCAGGTCCCGGTCGAGGCTGTGGGCGAGAGCCCTGCGTACCAGCTGGTTATGCAGCGGTGGGGCATTGCTGAGCAGAGTGACGTAGCCGATGGTCAGAGCGGGGCCGCTGCTCTCCAGCAGCAGTCCCTGTTTGGCGCGCCGATCGAGGGCCAAACGCTGGTCTTCATCGATGGAATCGGAAAGCAGCACATCCACTTCGCCACTGCGCAGGGCCCCGAACAGAGCCGTGGAATTGCTGAGGTTGACCAGGTCAAGTCCGCCATTGCTAGGTGTCTCGCCCCAATACTCAGGAAAGGGCGTGAGGCGCTGCTGAGTGGCGTTGAAGCGCGT
Proteins encoded:
- a CDS encoding ABC transporter substrate-binding protein, with the protein product MAASLLLVLGSSQLACQQQRSSDRLTVASAGRIVSLDPAQASTTGTLQLLSALGDTLYRRSKNGTLTPQLAAAQPQLSDGGRTVEIPLRRDVLFHDGSRFDADAMAFSLRRFLRIGTQSYVVGDRIESIETPTPFLLRLRLSRPSSSLESLLTSPYLTPVSPTAYADHRDRFLNDRFIGTGPYKLTRFNATQQRLTPFPEYWGETPSNGGLDLVNLSNSTALFGALRSGEVDVLLSDSIDEDQRLALDRRAKQGLLLESSGPALTIGYVTLLSNAPPLHNQLVRRALAHSLDRDLISRRVSHGQRQPLRSLIPPALRGGASEPWPTYAPATARRLLQQAGYCQGKPLNVPFTYRSNVPSDRLMALTWQAQLRRDLQDCIKLNLEGVESTTVYRQLGEGAFKAVMLDWGGTYPDPEAFLVPLLSCNRSQGSLCEAGEAVSSGSFWTRPGLELALRRSDSLLGQQRLQQLARVDAIAAQGAAYLPVWLVTPKAWAQTDLDRPRFDGSGLLQLSQLKKRSAQARGL